AAGAAAAAGTGGTGACCACTTGGAACTCGATTATTGGAGGTTTAGCCTTCCATGGTCACTCTGAAGAAGCTATTCGTGTTTTTAATGAGATGTGTAGATTAAAACTAAGACCAAATGAGATTAGTTTCGTTGGGGTTTTGGTTGCTTGTAGTCATGCTGGGAGGGTTCAAGAAGGGCGGGAATATTTTAGACTCATGAGAGACAAATATAAGATTGAGCCAAATGAAAGGCATTATGGGTGCATGGTAGATCTACTTGGACGTGCAGGACTTTTGATAGAAGCGTTTGAGTTTGTTGACCAAATGAAGATCAAGCCAAATGGTGTAATATGGAGGACTTTACTTGGATCGTGTAAAGTTCATAACAATGTTGAGTTGGGTAGGCTTGCAAATGAGCAGTTACTGAAATTAAGATGGAGTGAAAGTGGCGATTATGTACTACTATCGAATATTTATGCTTCACAAGGTGAGTGGGATGGTGCTGAGAGGGTAAGAAAAGTGATGGATAATAAAGGGGTGCTGAAAGAGGCTGCAAGTAGCTTAGTTGATACAGATTAAGAGACTCTTATTCATTTTATGCTCGACTCAAAATCTAAAACGTCTATAAGAAGCTTGGTTTGATTCATTAAGCCAAAGAGGTAACAAAATCCTCAATTATAGACTTGTAGTGTTTTAGAACATATGAACAAATGTGTATATTGTACTAGACCAAATATGTCTGCTCACATTGCACGGACACTTTCTCTGACACCATATGTATCAGCAATATCCTTCGAAATTTATACACTTTTTTTTTTCCGAACGGCTGACCTTTTATCAAACAAAAAATCACCCAAACTAGCGAGAAGCTAGAAGGGATTACGACGGATAACAAAACCAAGATCTAAATTTATACACTTTGCTTTGGGGAAGGTGTTAGCGCAATTAGCGTTGGCTGATGATATTCATAATTTGGTTTATACACCAAGAGAAGGCGAGCAATTGGAGGGGAAACTTCAAAGTGAACTTCAGTTTTTGatcaatttgtatatatatttcgtGGTTTATAAGCATCGTTAATTCTGATGAGTATGCAAACGTGTAATCATTGGAGGACAAGGTCTTGTCATAAGAATTGGAAGATGAAAATTAGATTATCTATAATTCTATACGGCTACTACATTTTTCAATCATTAActcatatatcatatattataatgTGCATAAACAACAATAATTTTGTATTGTGAGAATGTTACTGTTTTGTAGTTCAAATCACCTTCTTAGGCCTCTCCCCATCCTGCGTGATAGGGAGGTTCGGCGCAAGCCAAACTTTGGCCAAGATAGGCACAACCAAGTTAAAGGGAGCTTGGACCAAACCTTTGGCGTTATTTGGTGTAAAAGAGAGGGTCCACGTGCTTTTTCATTTTGTAATGGGAGATGATACTCACACACCAAGAATTGATCCATACACACCAACttactattatacccttaattTACAATTATGAAGGTTCAAGTCCCTAGATAAACTTAGGGTTATAACTGTCAATTTGTGCTAAAAAGTGTGTGTGGAGCAATTTTAGGTGTGTTAGTATCACCTCCCGTTTGTAATTTGTTCTGGTACTTTGTAGTATGTAGTACGATATTCCACTTGGAGGTAAGAAATACACCCGCTTGTGTCTCAAGACAATGAAATTCAGTAAACTTGACCGTTTCTTGGTGTCTGAGACCATTCTAAAAATTTGGCCGAATATCTCCTCAAAATCACTCGACCGTAACCTTTCCGACCATGTTCCAATTATTCTTAAAAACTCTATCGTAGACTTCGGCCCTAAACCCACTCGTGTTTTTAATACTTGGCTGAAATTAAAAAATGCAGATGACATCATAAAATCTACATGGTCACTACCCGTTAGCGGAAACCGCCCTGATTGTATCCTCCGAAACAAACTAAAAAATGTCAAACTTGAACTAAAAAAACTAAGCTCACAACTAAATAACatagataatgaaattaaaacacaCCTCGACGCCTCTAATGATTTCGAAAAACTTGCAGAAATTAGACCCTTAACAGTTCTCGAAAAAGACAAATGGATTAACCACAGAATGAAGCACATAGTAAAAGAAAAACAGAAATCTAACATGTTCAAACAAAAAGCCCGAATCAAATGGAACCTCGAGGGCGATGAAAACTCTAAATACTTTCATAATTACATTAAAAGAAGAGTTAACAAAAACAATATCCGTGGCATATCCCTAAATGGTACATGGTCTGAAGAACCCAACACAATAAAAAACTAGGCACTTAAATATTTTGAATCACTTTTCCGCTCCAAACCACGTAAAGGGTCTTGTCCATTCGAAAATGAACCTGATCGTATCTACATTTCGCGAGAAGATAATCTAATCCTCGAAACCCAATTCTCTGAAAAAGAGGTCTGGGATGCCCTTAACGATTGCGAAAGCTCCAAGGCACCTGGACCAGACGGTTTTAACATGAAATTTTTCAAAAAGTACTGGTGGCTAGTTAAAGAGGACCTCATTAGGGCCCTAGATTGGTTTTGGCTCAATTCCGAAATATCTAGGGGATGCAATGCATCTTTCTTCACGCTAATACCTAAAAAATCCAACCCTATTGGCTTTAACGAATATCGACCCATATGCTTAATTGGAAGTTACTATAAAATCCTCACCAAGATTCTTGCTAACCGTCTTTCAAAAGTTATCCATAAAATAATCGGTGTTGAACAAACCGCATTTCTAAAAGGCCGTAACATCCTCGATAGCGTTCTAATTGCAAACGAAATTATCGATGAACTCAAAAGAAAAAAGCAAAAAGGCCTCATATTCAAAGTGGACTTCGAAAAGGCATTCGACTGCATCGAATGGGATTTTCTTTTCGAGACCATGGCATGTATGGGCTTCGGGCGCAAATGGATTAGTTTCATCCATGCATGTCTATCCTCCTCCTCCATTTCCATCCTTATCAATGGCTCCCCGACCGCGGAATTCTCTCCTGAAAGAGGAATTCGCCAAGGCGACCCTATCTCTCCCTTCCTTTTCATCATCGCGGCCGAAGGACTAAACATCCTCACTAAGCGTGCTATAGCAAACGACCAATTACGAGGGATTTGTGTCGGACACGATAAGATTGTGATATCCCATCTCCAGTATGCGGACGACACAATCTTCTTTGGTGAATGGAGTAAACGGAACGCAAAAAACGTGTCTAAATTACTAAAATGCTTTGAAAACATATCGGGTCTAAAAGTAAATCTCAAAAAAAGTAACTTATTCGGAATTGGTGTTTCAAAAAATGAAGTTGATGCTATGGCAAATTACATAAATTGTACGGCCGGCACAACTCCATTCACTTACCTCGGACTTCCCATCGGCACCCTCACTACAAAAGCCTCGTCTTGGAAACCAATCATTGAGAAGTTTGATAAAAGACTCTCCGACTGGAAAGCAAAATCAATCTCTTTTGGTGGACGACTAACCTTAATCAAATCCGTATTATCTAGTGTACCTCTATACTACTTCTCCTTATTCCATGCCCCTTGCAACATCATCAATTTACTCGAAACAAAAAGACGTAAATTCTTTTGGGGTGGTACCGAAGCGGACAAAAAAATTAATTGGATTAAATGGGAACACATTCTTGTACCTTATGATAAGGGCGGTTTAAACATTGGCTCATTATCTTGCAAAAACATCTCCCTACTTtccaaatgg
This genomic window from Rutidosis leptorrhynchoides isolate AG116_Rl617_1_P2 chromosome 2, CSIRO_AGI_Rlap_v1, whole genome shotgun sequence contains:
- the LOC139887803 gene encoding uncharacterized protein — encoded protein: MKFSKLDRFLVSETILKIWPNISSKSLDRNLSDHVPIILKNSIVDFGPKPTRVFNTWLKLKNADDIIKSTWSLPVSGNRPDCILRNKLKNVKLELKKLSSQLNNIDNEIKTHLDASNDFEKLAEIRPLTVLEKDKWINHRMKHIVKEKQKSNMFKQKARIKWNLEGDENSKYFHNYIKRRVNKNNIRGISLNGSCPFENEPDRIYISREDNLILETQFSEKEVWDALNDCESSKAPGPDGFNMKFFKKYWWLVKEDLIRALDWFWLNSEISRGCNASFFTLIPKKSNPIGFNEYRPICLIGSYYKILTKILANRLSKVIHKIIGVEQTAFLKGRNILDSVLIANEIIDELKRKKQKGLIFKVDFEKAFDCIEWDFLFETMACMGFGRKWISFIHACLSSSSISILINGSPTAEFSPERGIRQGDPISPFLFIIAAEGLNILTKRAIANDQLRGICVGHDKIVISHLQYADDTIFFGEWSKRNAKNVSKLLKCFENISGLKVNLKKSNLFGIGVSKNEVDAMANYINCTAGTTPFTYLGLPIGTLTTKASSWKPIIEKFDKRLSDWKAKSISFGGRLTLIKSVLSSVPLYYFSLFHAPCNIINLLETKRRKFFWGGTEADKKINWIKWEHILVPYDKGGLNIGSLSCKNISLLSKWWWRFHNEKDALWVKIISSIYGPGGGGGVCANDLSRNVSGCTIWNEIIKAGHIADNLKTNFTKSIIKCIGNGTDTKFWHDTWCGTEKFSNQFRRLYMLESNKHALVADRITTQNSTTIGLWNWSRNPYGRTLNELTELNNLIATINLTDKPDTWKWTLDNDGIFTTKKLASILDNTKLATPQHTFKTPKNKLLPQKINIFIWRLIYGRIPTRIELDKRNIDLNSLLCPLCNSHVETIEHILFLCPKTSSVWLSILNWWNLPSNTLTSFNDVTISEQPFTTSKSGSYIWQATKWAASYILWKHRNLNVFSKKEWCVATILTEIQSQTYAWISKRSKKSTIDWHQWLINPSSYTSDQQRTGIG